In Candidatus Baltobacteraceae bacterium, a single genomic region encodes these proteins:
- a CDS encoding DUF3084 domain-containing protein translates to MTWVDFTRGTGTVLLIMAVAGAIAYVGDRVGHQVGRRRLTLFGIRPRYTSTIVAIGTGMLIALVVTIVALLASREVRTAFFRMNQISTQIAQLQAQQRDLEAKVNTGELVVPVNALMVPFFTKIKQGEPIDQRLAQIKAFYTGAVAWINQNWATRGLRRYVPPPGIDKTLTQEFGAPRVTTASLAGDLLMFVTAPQNLYRNDTIHFELNLIPDSLRVKKGGVIQSLVIPGNAHADPQLAINELEQAVASVARTQLKLPPFLSDNVQVVQGYPSLDVMAKELASGSGNYVMTAFAAEDIYPHVGGIPIVVTLTSAK, encoded by the coding sequence ATGACCTGGGTCGATTTCACCCGCGGCACCGGAACCGTGCTGCTGATCATGGCGGTCGCGGGCGCAATTGCCTACGTCGGGGATCGCGTCGGGCATCAGGTCGGGCGGCGCCGGCTCACGCTCTTCGGCATTCGTCCGCGCTACACGTCGACGATCGTGGCGATCGGAACCGGCATGCTGATCGCGCTGGTCGTGACGATCGTTGCGCTTTTGGCTTCGCGCGAAGTGCGCACGGCGTTCTTCCGGATGAATCAGATCAGCACGCAGATCGCGCAGCTGCAGGCGCAGCAGCGCGACCTCGAAGCCAAGGTCAACACCGGCGAACTGGTGGTGCCGGTGAACGCGCTGATGGTTCCGTTCTTCACCAAGATCAAGCAGGGCGAGCCGATCGATCAACGCCTGGCGCAGATCAAGGCGTTCTATACCGGCGCGGTCGCGTGGATCAACCAAAACTGGGCGACGCGCGGCTTGCGCCGCTACGTCCCGCCGCCGGGCATCGACAAGACGCTGACGCAAGAATTCGGCGCGCCGCGCGTGACCACCGCGTCGCTCGCAGGCGATCTGCTGATGTTCGTGACCGCGCCGCAGAATCTGTATCGCAATGACACGATCCACTTCGAGTTGAACCTGATTCCCGATTCGCTGCGGGTGAAAAAGGGCGGCGTCATCCAGTCGCTGGTGATTCCGGGCAACGCGCACGCCGATCCCCAACTCGCGATCAACGAACTCGAGCAGGCTGTGGCGAGCGTCGCGCGCACGCAGTTGAAGCTGCCGCCGTTCCTTTCCGACAACGTGCAGGTCGTGCAGGGCTATCCCTCGCTCGACGTGATGGCCAAAGAGCTCGCGAGCGGAAGCGGTAACTACGTGATGACCGCGTTCGCCGCCGAGGACATCTACCCGCACGTGGGCGGGATTCCCATCGTCGTCACGCTGACGTCGGCCAAGTGA